In Brienomyrus brachyistius isolate T26 unplaced genomic scaffold, BBRACH_0.4 scaffold41, whole genome shotgun sequence, a single genomic region encodes these proteins:
- the LOC125722677 gene encoding kelch-like protein 10, producing GWSDSGKREYQLPGISPETLRQVIEYAYTYSVVITADNVENLLAAADYLSVLGIVQRCCDFLHEQLCLQNCIGLLKTADGYGLSELHQSVFSFILKNFKEVASISEEFIDLSLQELCDIIEKDELNVKQEDAVFEAILQWIEHEPATREAHISVLLPKVRMARMDPAYFMKIVKANDLVKANAACRPIISDVLKIIYDLDDKSPQSDFERPLIWPSGRGLGWCASRLLRGLFDPVKWQHMAPMHWCH from the exons ggctggagtgattcaggaaagcgagagtaccaactcccaggcatttccccagaaacactgaggcaggtcatagagtacgcctacacgtactctgtggtcatcacagctgacaatgtggagaacctcctggcagctgctgattatctcagtgtcctgggcatcgtgcagcgctgctgtgatttcctgcatgagcagctctgccttcagaactgcattGGCCTTTTAAAAACTGCCGATGGTTACGGCCTCAgcgagctgcaccagtctgttTTCAGCTTTATCCTTaagaacttcaaggaggttgccaGCATCTCAGAGGAGTTCATAGATCTGTCCCTGCAAGAACTTTGCGACATTATTGAGAAGGATGAGCTGAATGTGAAACAGGAAGATGCGGTGTTTGAGGCCATCCTCCagtggatcgagcacgagcctgccacccgagaggcccacatttcagttctgttgcccaag gttcgcatggctcgtatggatccggcGTACTTTATGAAGATCGTCAAAGCTAACGATCTggtgaaggccaatgcggcgtgcaggccaattatcaGTGATGTATTGAAGATCATATATGATCTCGACGATAAAAGTCCACAAtctgactttgaaaggccactgatctggccgtctggtcggggtctgggctggtgcgcttctcggctgctgcggggtct
- the LOC125722678 gene encoding kelch-like protein 10, with protein sequence MMAHDMERVLMSPAFEVFNKLRLAGQLCDMVLIADGVQFNAHRVILCGCSSYFQALFASDWSDSGKREYQLPGISPETLRQVIEYAYTYSVVITADNVENLLAAADYLSVLGIVQRCCDFLHEHLCLDNCVGLVKIGEVYCLNELHQSAFKFLLKNFKEVAITSNDFLELTLEELCDIMERDELNVREEDVVFDAILRWIEHEPATREAHISVLLPKVRMARMDPEYFMKIVKNNDLLKANAACRRIISDVLKVIYDLDESPLSDFENPLIRPRLPSDILLAVGGWNMRTTNCIDAYDTRADRWVDITQEEQTNLAGHGMVYHNGFVYCIGGWQRCNISVVVLDGFIYAMGGHIGFRPLNKVERYNPVTNKWTQIEPMNERRNDASATTLNGKVG encoded by the exons atgatggcacacgacatggagcgagtactgatgtccccggcgttcgaagtgttcaacaagcttcggctggcaggacagctCTGTGACATGGTCCTCATCGCAGACGGTGTTCAGTTCAACGCCCATAGAgtgattctgtgtggctgtagctcctacttcca ggctctgttcgccagtgactggagtgattcaggaaagcgggagtaccaactcccaggcatttcccctgAAACATTGAGGCAGGTCATCGAGTACGCCTACAcatactctgtggtcatcacagctgacaatgtggagaacctcctggcagctgctgattatctcagtgtcctGGGCATCGTACAGCGCTGCTGTGACTTCCTGCATGAGCATCTCTGCCTTGACAACTGTGTTGGGCTTGTCAAAATCGGAGAAGTCTACTGCCTCAatgagctgcaccagtctgcattcaaattCCTCCTGAAGAACTttaaggaggttgccatcacaTCAAACGATTTCCTAGAACTCACGCTCGAAGAACTTTGTGACATCATGGAGCGGGATGAACTGAATGTCAGAGAAGAAGATGTGGTGTTTGACGCCATCCTCCGttggatcgagcacgagcctgccacccgagaggcccacatttcagttctgttgcccaag GTTcgcatggctcgtatggatccagAATATTTTATGAAGATCGTCAAAAACAACGATCTATtgaaggccaatgcggcgtgcaggcGAATTATCAGCGATGTCTTAAAGGTCATCTATGATCTTGACGAAAGTCCACTCTCTGACTTTGAGAACCCGCTGATCCGCCCACGCTTGCCCTCTGACATTTTGCTGGCTGTTGGTGGTTGGAACATGCGCACTACCAACTGCATCGATGCGTATGACACacgggccgaccgctgggtggatatCACGCAGGAGGAGCAGACCAACCTAGCTGGTCATGGCATGGTGTACCATAATGgatttgtgtactgcattggGGG ATGGCAGCGCTGCAATATTAGTGTGGTCGTGCTTGATGGGTTCATCTACGCCATGGGTGGCCATATTGGTTTCAGGCCCCTCAATAAAGTAGAGCGGTACAACCCAGTAACCAACAAATGGACCCAGATCGAGCCCATGAATGAGAGGCGAAacgatgccagtgccaccaccctgaatggcaagGTAGGGTAA
- the LOC125722680 gene encoding kinesin-like protein KIF12 translates to MVLAATGQREDTRHTGQDRTGLTSRHTSSQAQNELSSRSHSILTVSIRAKAANSDEGTATQGKLCLVDVARSERLRGPSSSEDLLEEAANINQSLLSLGKCISALVDPKKKSGHILYCDSKLTKLLSDSLGGAGITLMVGKLTKRTRFTEPLLLA, encoded by the exons ATGGTCTTGGCGGCTACTGGACAGAGGGAA GACACAAGACACACAGGACAGGATCGGACAG GTTTGACGAGCAGACACACATCCTCGCAGGCCCAGAATGAGCTCTCCAGCCGCAGCCACTCCATCCTGACAGTCTCCATCAGAGCTAAAGCA GCTAATAGTGATGAAGGCACAGCCACCCAGGGGAAACTGTGCCTAGTGGATGTAGCCAGAAGTGAACGGCTGAGGGGGCCCAGTTCCTCAGAAGATCTCCTGGAAGAGGCTGCCAACATCAACCAAAGTCTCTTGTCTTTGG GCAAGTGCATATCCGCACTAGTGGACCCTAAGAAGAAGAGCGGGCACATTCTGTACTGCGACAGCAAGCTCACCAAGCTGCTCTCTGATTCCCTGGGTGGAGCAGGCATCACACTCATGGTTGGCAAGCTTACCAAGAGGACACGCTTCACAGAACCCTTGCTGCTTGCTTGA